In Massilia sp. METH4, the genomic window CTGGTCGACGGTGGTCGTCATGTGTGTTTTCTCCAGTGTCAGAATTGATGGCGGATGCCCACGCCGGCCGTGTAGCCGTCCGGGCGCGATTGCGAATTCCTGCTGCGCAGGTAGTTGGCGTAGACGTCGGTGCGGCGCGACAGGTGGTAGTCGTAGCCGATCACGGCCTCCTGCAACAGCGTCTCGGCGGGCGCGCCGGGGCCGGCATAGCGGGTGTGTGCATACTCGGCAAGGATCCGGCCGCCGGCGACGGGAATCGCCACGCTGGCCTGCGCGGTGCGCGCGCCGATGCGCGAGATCTCCTGGAGGCTGCGCTGCCACGTCACGAAGGCCTTCAGCACGCCGAAGTCGTAGCTGGCGCCGGCGAACCGGCTGCGCGTCGGCGCATTCGCCGGTACCCGCACGTTCCCGGCGTCAAAAGGCTTGCTGTACCAGTCGGCCGTGGCGCCGCCCGTGCTGTGCACCTCGGTGTTCTGGTAATACGCCGCCAGCCCCAGCGGGCCGTTGTGATACAGGATGTTCGCGCCCCAGTTGGCCACCCCGCCGCGGCCGGCGATCTCGCCCGGCGCGTAGTGCAGGTTGATGACGGCGCCCGCGAACTTGGGCGACGTGTAGTGCACTTGCCCATCCCAGGCCGTATCGTGGATCAGACCGTCGACACCGGCAAAGGACGGGTACTGCGTGAAATTGAAATACGTCGCGTGCCACAGTGGCCCCCATCCACCGGAATTGCCGAAGGCATTGAATTGCAGCGTGGGCAGGAACGATGGATTGTTGCCGCGACCGATGTCGATGGCGCCCAGCGACGGCGACGAGATGCCGACGAAGGCGCTGCGGCCGAACAGGCTCTGCTGGCTGGCGCCGCCGATGATCGCGCCGGTCTTCATGCTGAAGAAGGAACTCAGCTCGAAGTACGCCTTGCCACCGCCGCCCAGGTCTTCGACACCGCGAATGCCGAACTGCGAGGTCGTCATGGACCCGCTCGTCACATAGACCTTGCGCACACCGCTGCCGGCCAGCTTGTTGACTGCCACGCCCGCATCGACCAGCCCGAACACCGTCACCTGCGATTGCGCCATGGCCGGCAGCGCCAGCACGGCCACCATCGCAATGGCCACTCCTCGTAATGAACCCACGCTCTCTCCCTCTTGGTTGCCGCCTTGCGGATGGGAGGCATTCTAGGGAGGGCATT contains:
- a CDS encoding porin; translated protein: MGSLRGVAIAMVAVLALPAMAQSQVTVFGLVDAGVAVNKLAGSGVRKVYVTSGSMTTSQFGIRGVEDLGGGGKAYFELSSFFSMKTGAIIGGASQQSLFGRSAFVGISSPSLGAIDIGRGNNPSFLPTLQFNAFGNSGGWGPLWHATYFNFTQYPSFAGVDGLIHDTAWDGQVHYTSPKFAGAVINLHYAPGEIAGRGGVANWGANILYHNGPLGLAAYYQNTEVHSTGGATADWYSKPFDAGNVRVPANAPTRSRFAGASYDFGVLKAFVTWQRSLQEISRIGARTAQASVAIPVAGGRILAEYAHTRYAGPGAPAETLLQEAVIGYDYHLSRRTDVYANYLRSRNSQSRPDGYTAGVGIRHQF